Proteins encoded by one window of Candidatus Omnitrophota bacterium:
- a CDS encoding ATP-binding protein: MSLKSIGFGESTTVEWKPSLSQIHEIIESITAFANTEGGRLFVGISKTGEGIGVQIGKGTVEGLVNRIAQHTDPKIQPKITVKKIKGKQVIVIEVKQSKDRLVLADGRPYKRVGPSTRQMGKDEYEGLILEKHKGKHYFDEQICDGAKISDVSREKLLAFIKEAKRERGLSIAEGLSVTDILRKLKLVKNDKLTNGAILLFGKDTQNFFLQSELKAVRFKGLDETRPMLDFKTIGGDAITLLKKAEGFIYDHIPMRAWIQPGKLQRQEKWLYPEEAIREALANALAHRDYSSPGKVQVRIFDDRLEIWNPGLLPPPLTLEKLKGKHDSVPRNPLIAKAFFWIKYAEDVGSGTSKIIQWCKEWGLPEPTYEEAGASFVTVFHNPKPEDGGQQGGQKQGPETGARKLPPNKLWFWI, encoded by the coding sequence ATGTCATTGAAATCAATCGGTTTTGGTGAATCGACGACTGTCGAATGGAAGCCATCGCTGTCGCAGATCCATGAGATCATCGAAAGCATAACAGCTTTTGCTAATACCGAGGGTGGACGATTGTTTGTAGGCATATCGAAGACTGGAGAGGGCATAGGTGTTCAGATTGGTAAAGGTACGGTAGAAGGTCTGGTTAATCGTATCGCTCAACATACTGATCCGAAAATCCAGCCGAAGATCACGGTCAAAAAGATTAAAGGCAAACAGGTTATTGTTATTGAAGTCAAACAGTCCAAGGATAGATTGGTCCTGGCCGATGGCCGGCCATATAAGCGTGTGGGGCCTTCGACCCGGCAAATGGGCAAGGATGAATACGAAGGGCTGATCCTGGAGAAACATAAGGGTAAACACTATTTTGATGAGCAGATCTGTGATGGCGCAAAGATCTCGGATGTCAGCAGAGAAAAGCTTTTGGCATTTATTAAAGAAGCTAAACGGGAAAGGGGCTTAAGCATTGCTGAGGGTTTGTCGGTGACGGATATTTTGCGAAAGCTTAAACTCGTAAAGAATGACAAGCTAACCAATGGAGCTATTTTGTTGTTTGGTAAAGACACACAGAATTTCTTTTTACAATCTGAGCTAAAAGCGGTTCGATTTAAGGGCTTAGATGAAACCAGACCCATGCTTGATTTTAAAACGATTGGCGGGGATGCGATCACGCTTCTTAAAAAGGCTGAAGGTTTTATTTATGACCATATCCCGATGAGGGCATGGATACAACCTGGGAAACTACAACGTCAGGAAAAATGGCTGTATCCGGAGGAAGCTATAAGAGAGGCTTTGGCCAATGCTTTGGCGCATAGAGACTACAGTAGTCCGGGCAAGGTTCAGGTGAGGATCTTTGATGATCGCTTGGAGATATGGAATCCGGGGCTTTTACCGCCACCATTAACACTGGAGAAGTTAAAAGGAAAACATGATTCAGTTCCGCGCAATCCGCTTATTGCCAAGGCGTTTTTCTGGATCAAATATGCTGAAGATGTTGGATCGGGGACAAGCAAGATCATTCAGTGGTGTAAGGAGTGGGGATTGCCCGAGCCGACATATGAGGAAGCCGGGGCCAGTTTTGTGACGGTATTTCATAATCCTAAGCCGGAGGATGGTGGTCAGCAAGGGGGCCAGAAACAGGGGCCAGAAACAGGGGCCAGAAAATTACCCCCAAACAAGCTATGGTTTTGGATTTGA
- a CDS encoding Eco57I restriction-modification methylase domain-containing protein, with protein MSEEFEGVKLFDDKLIFAVNFDKEKQVEDLKEKQNTLSSEYIKLHQDNKLTNIRKEEIKVELKKINNQIKSLNQSGKKAHDDTGLFDVFSNAKKKADELKRLHKEFFETTQKKDDLKKQIEKLEWDLIEATLKEQGKNSELKKLEEFKKTNTKPFFLWKLHFADVFEEKGGFDVVIANPPYIKEDVNRHAFDGLRKSDCYQGKMDIWYLFGSEGLDILRNHGVMTFIATNNWVTNDGASKFRNKIIKYGRIIDFIDFGDYKIFSAGIQTMVFVVLKDNESPEYDLKYAKLLDNNADGTLLTSFLNEPHELLNHRFEKFKVSIRRSSYLEGYIKFIHPTIGRILDRIKSAGCFNLMDHEIFSGIDVMQDFVAKSHLEKLNGKIGVGDGVFVLSEIEKTRIKWSNKELNLIKPYYTTREIARYYANKSNRHWIVYTGADANDKISLYPNIKKHLDKFKKIITSVNKPYGLHRTRDEENFLGQKIFSIRKCAIPSFSLVNFPCYVSRAFLIIKTNRIDFKYLLAILNSKVTVFWLLHKGKLQGNQFQVDKVPLMDIPIVCGQPSNQKPIIDLADKILSLAQDNKQTQDKIKEYERQIDQMVYALYGLTDEEIKIVEESVGK; from the coding sequence TTGTCGGAAGAGTTTGAGGGTGTAAAGCTGTTTGATGACAAGCTAATTTTTGCTGTTAATTTCGATAAGGAAAAACAGGTTGAAGATCTCAAGGAAAAACAGAACACTCTATCGAGTGAGTATATTAAACTTCATCAGGATAATAAACTGACCAATATAAGGAAAGAGGAGATAAAAGTAGAACTAAAGAAAATAAATAATCAGATTAAGAGCCTCAACCAGTCTGGGAAGAAGGCTCATGACGATACTGGGTTGTTTGATGTTTTCAGCAATGCAAAGAAGAAAGCGGACGAGTTAAAGCGCCTGCATAAAGAATTCTTTGAGACGACCCAAAAGAAGGATGATCTTAAGAAACAGATTGAAAAGCTCGAATGGGATCTTATTGAGGCTACCCTTAAGGAACAAGGGAAAAATTCAGAGCTTAAAAAACTTGAGGAGTTTAAGAAGACAAATACAAAACCTTTTTTTCTTTGGAAGCTCCACTTTGCCGATGTATTTGAAGAGAAGGGCGGTTTCGATGTTGTAATTGCGAATCCACCGTATATTAAAGAAGATGTGAATAGACATGCCTTTGACGGGCTGAGAAAGTCGGATTGTTATCAGGGTAAAATGGACATATGGTATTTGTTTGGTTCTGAAGGGTTGGATATTTTGAGAAATCATGGGGTAATGACATTTATTGCTACAAATAATTGGGTTACGAACGATGGTGCATCTAAGTTTAGAAATAAAATAATTAAGTATGGCCGTATTATTGATTTTATTGATTTTGGAGATTATAAAATTTTTTCTGCGGGAATCCAAACAATGGTTTTTGTAGTTCTTAAGGATAACGAATCACCAGAATATGATTTGAAGTATGCCAAGCTACTTGATAATAATGCCGACGGAACGTTGTTAACAAGTTTTTTAAATGAACCCCATGAATTATTAAATCATCGATTTGAGAAATTTAAAGTTTCAATTAGAAGATCCTCCTATTTAGAAGGTTATATTAAATTTATCCACCCCACCATTGGCAGGATATTAGATAGGATAAAGAGTGCAGGTTGTTTTAATTTAATGGATCACGAAATATTTAGTGGGATTGATGTAATGCAGGATTTTGTCGCCAAATCACATTTGGAAAAGCTGAATGGAAAAATTGGTGTTGGTGATGGTGTTTTTGTCTTAAGTGAAATAGAAAAAACACGAATCAAATGGAGCAACAAGGAATTAAATTTAATAAAACCATATTATACGACTCGGGAAATCGCAAGATATTATGCCAATAAATCCAATAGGCATTGGATTGTTTATACCGGGGCTGACGCTAACGATAAAATTAGCCTTTATCCAAATATAAAAAAACACTTAGATAAATTTAAAAAAATAATTACATCTGTAAATAAACCATATGGTTTACACAGAACCCGTGATGAAGAAAATTTTCTTGGTCAAAAAATATTTTCTATTCGTAAATGTGCAATACCATCCTTTTCCTTGGTAAATTTTCCGTGCTATGTGTCTAGGGCATTCTTGATTATTAAGACAAACAGAATTGATTTTAAATATCTCCTGGCGATCTTGAATTCTAAAGTCACTGTTTTTTGGTTACTGCATAAGGGGAAGCTCCAAGGAAATCAATTTCAGGTAGATAAGGTACCATTGATGGATATCCCAATAGTATGCGGTCAACCTTCTAATCAAAAGCCCATAATTGATCTTGCGGATAAGATTTTATCATTGGCTCAGGATAACAAACAGACGCAAGATAAAATAAAAGAATACGAGCGTCAAATTGATCAAATGGTCTATGCGCTTTATGGCCTGACGGACGAGGAGATTAAGATCGTTGAGGAAAGTGTGGGTAAATGA
- a CDS encoding P-loop NTPase: MEIKNSFGLTKVKHVIAVSSCKGGVGKSTVAAGFARSLCQQGFKTGLLDADIHGPSLPTLFNLTSGVKVLSNEFRMIVPVESQGLKLMSFGFLLGDAPAVMRGPIVTRYIQQMMLQTDWGELDYLIVDMPPGTGDVQLTITQSARLTGAVIVTTRQTLSLVDVARGILMFEKVSVPILGIVDNMAYFVCGSCQTKHYLFGGEHALEKRFGVKTLVEIPLIADLALESYMDQGAQAMLDAVKAQAQAKEQLPEVSFDAEHIHLKFADGRQVQVKNRDLRLNCMCALCVSELTGQKLIAPAKIRPDIAPKEIVPLGNYALSITWNDGHSSGIYPYSMFELWGHNT, encoded by the coding sequence TTGGAAATAAAGAACTCATTCGGCCTGACCAAGGTCAAGCATGTCATCGCCGTCTCTTCCTGCAAAGGCGGGGTGGGCAAATCCACTGTTGCCGCGGGATTTGCGCGTTCTTTATGCCAACAGGGCTTTAAAACAGGACTTTTGGATGCCGACATCCACGGACCATCCCTTCCAACGCTGTTTAACCTGACCTCCGGCGTTAAGGTCCTTTCCAATGAATTCCGGATGATCGTTCCTGTTGAATCCCAGGGGCTCAAATTGATGTCCTTTGGTTTTTTGCTGGGGGACGCGCCGGCTGTGATGCGCGGGCCCATCGTCACCCGGTATATCCAGCAGATGATGCTTCAGACCGACTGGGGCGAACTGGATTATCTGATCGTTGACATGCCGCCCGGGACAGGGGACGTGCAGTTGACCATCACCCAGTCCGCGCGCCTGACGGGCGCTGTGATCGTCACCACCCGCCAGACCTTGTCGCTGGTGGACGTGGCGCGCGGGATCCTGATGTTTGAGAAGGTGAGCGTTCCCATTTTAGGCATCGTTGATAACATGGCCTATTTTGTCTGCGGATCCTGCCAGACAAAGCATTATCTGTTTGGCGGCGAGCATGCGCTGGAAAAACGTTTCGGCGTCAAGACGCTGGTGGAGATCCCGTTGATCGCGGACCTTGCTCTGGAGTCCTATATGGACCAGGGCGCGCAAGCGATGTTGGACGCGGTCAAGGCACAGGCACAGGCCAAAGAGCAGCTTCCCGAGGTCAGTTTTGACGCAGAGCATATCCATTTGAAATTTGCCGACGGCAGGCAGGTGCAGGTGAAAAATCGCGACCTGCGTTTGAATTGCATGTGCGCTTTATGCGTGAGTGAATTGACCGGACAGAAATTGATCGCCCCTGCGAAAATACGCCCTGACATTGCTCCCAAAGAAATCGTGCCGCTGGGCAATTATGCCTTGAGCATCACATGGAACGACGGCCATTCTTCAGGTATCTATCCCTATTCCATGTTTGAATTATGGGGACACAATACTTAA